CAGTGAGATAAACAGAATCAGAACTGTACCCGGTGCTGTAGGGTAGTCTGAAGACCAGCAGGGCGGGGGTAGAAGCATTGAGGCGTAGCTGGCTGAGCATCTCTGGGTccatgtagagaggagaggtatctaaTTGGTCCTGGAGTTGACCAATCACAGCATTGGATGCTTGCCAGGCCACGGTAGGCAGGACCAAAGGGGAAGGGCTGGAGAGGAGCGCCCCCTCTAGGTTAGGGAAGGAACTGTCCTGCTTGTTGCCAAATGCCCCTCCGTACATGGTGAAGTCCTCAATACTCATCTAGAGGGAGGAGACAAACAGTAAGAAAACTAATATACGGGTTACTATGGTAGGATTGTGTGGTGTGTTGTATACAGGTTACTATGGTAGGATTGTGTGGTGGTGTGTCGTATACAGGTTACTAAGGTAGGATTGTGTGGTGTGTCGTATACAGGTTACTATGGTAGGATTGTGTGGTGTGTTGTATACAGGTTACTATGGTAGGATTGTGTGGTGTGTAGTATACAGGTTACTAAGGTAGGATTGTGTGGTGTGTAGTATACAGGTTACTATGGTAGGATTGTGTGGTGTGTAGTATACAGGTTACTATGGTAGGATTGTGTGGTGTGTTGTATACAGGTTACTATGGTAGGATTGTGTGGTGTGTCGTATACGGGTTACTAAGGTAGGATTGTGTGGTGTGTAGTATACAGGTTACTAAGGTAGGATTGTGTGGTGTGTCGTATACGGGTTACTAAGGTAGGATTGTGTGGTGTGTCGTATACAGGTTACTAAGGTAGGATTGTGTGGTGTGTCGTATACAGGTTACTAAGGTAGGATTGTGTGGTGTGTCGTCTAGGGGTTACTAAGGTAGGATTGTGTGGTGTGTTGTATAGAGGTTACTAAGGTAGGATTGTGTGGTGTGTAGTATACAGGTTACTAAGGTAGGATTGTGTGGTGTGTCGTATACAGGTTACTATGGTAGGATTGTGTGGTGTGTTGTATACAGGTTACTATGGTAGGATTGTGTGGTGTGTAGTATACAGGTTACTATGGTAGGATTGTGTGGTGTGTCGTATACAGGTTACTAAGGTAGGATTGTGTGGTGTGTCGTATACAGGTTACTAAGGTAGGATTGTGTGGTGTGTCGTATACGGGTTACTAAGGTAGGATTGTGTGGTGTGTCGTATACGGGTTACTAAGGTAGGATTGTGTGGTGTGTCGTATACGGGTTACTAAGGTAGGATTGTGTGGTGTGTCGTATACGGGTTACTAAGGTAGGATTGTGTGGTGTGTCGTATACGGGTTACTAAGGTAGGATTGTGTGGTGTGTCGTATACGGGTTACTAAGGTAGGATTGTGTGGTGTGTCGTATACGGGTTACTAAGGTAGGATTGTGTGGTGTGTCGTATACAGGTTACTATGGTAGGATTGTGTGGTGTGTCGTATACAGGTTACTAAGGTAGGATTGTGTGGTGTGATGTATACAGGTTACTATGGTAGGATTGTGTGGTGTGTCGTATACAGGTTACTAAGGTAGGATTGTGTGGTGTGTCGTATACAGGTTACTATGGTAGGATTGTGTGGTGTGTCGTATACAGGTTACTAAGGTAGGATTGTGTGGTGTGATGTATACAGGTTACTATGGTAGGATTGTGTGGTGTGTCGTATACGGGTTACTAAGGTAGGATTGTGTGGTGTGTTGTATACGGGTTACTATGGTAGGATTGTGTGGTGTGTCGTATACAGGTTACTAAGGTAGGATTGTGTGGTGTGTAGTATACAGGTTACTACGGTAGGATTGTGTGGTGTGTCGTATACAGGTTACTAAGGTAGGATTGTGTGGTGTGTAGTATACAGGTTACTAAGGTAGGATTGTGTGGTGTGTCGTATACAGGTTACTAAGGTAGGATTGTGTGGTGTGTAGTATACAGGTTACTAAGGTAGGATTGTGTGGTGTGATGTATACAGGTTACTATGGTAGGATTGTGTGGTGTGTCGTATACAGGTTACTAAGGTAGGATTGTGTGGTGTGTAGTTTACGGGTTACTAAGGTAGGATTGTGTGGTGTGTCGTATACAGGTTACTAAGGTAGGATTGTGTGGTGTGTCGTATACGGGTTACTAAGGTAGGATTGTGTGGTGTGTCGTATACGGGTTACTAAGGTAGGATTGTGTGGTGTGTCGTATACGGGTTACTAAGGTAGGATTGTGTGGTGTGTCGTATACGGGTTACTAAGGTAGGATTGTGTGGTGTGTAGTTTACGGGTTACTAAGGTAGgattgtgtggtgtgtattaCCTTGTCCTGCAGGAAGAGCAGTACGTTGCGCGGGGATGACCCCAGGGCGGTCTCCAGGTATGAGCTCAGCTGAGTGACACCCACTATGTGACCAGCAGCAGGAACAGCCTGAGACGGCAGACCAGACCTGACATCGTTCAGGAG
This region of Oncorhynchus keta strain PuntledgeMale-10-30-2019 unplaced genomic scaffold, Oket_V2 Un_contig_2736_pilon_pilon, whole genome shotgun sequence genomic DNA includes:
- the LOC118360374 gene encoding V-type proton ATPase subunit S1-like — encoded protein: MAAEQRRMSGRGRMATFLAVLCTFSSGRCDEQVPLMLWTSEGSGLPSQAVPAAGHIVGVTQLSSYLETALGSSPRNVLLFLQDKMSIEDFTMYGGAFGNKQDSSFPNLEGALLSSPSPLVLPTVAWQASNAVIGQLQDQLDTSPLYMDPEMLSQLRLNASTPALLVFRLPYSTGADLMSVKEVLSGNDEVIGQVMNIMKSQSVPYTAVYTAVRPSR